The segment CTTCATGTCCGAGCCCATTCTGCTGACCTCCGAACAAGACAACATCGGCATCGTCACGCTCAACATGGCGCACAAGCGCAACGCGCTCAATGAGGAAGCGATCGCCGCCATCGACGCCTATTTCTCAGCGGTGCCCAGCCACATCCGGGCCATCCTCCTGACGGCCAAGGGCGATCACTTCTGTGCCGGCCTGGACCTCAAGGAACATCACGACAAGGCACGCAGCGGCGTCGAGTTCATGCGCGTCTGCCAGGGCTGGCACCGCGCGTTCGACAAGATCCAGCATGGCGGCATTCCCGTGGTCGCCTGCCTGCAGGGAGCGGTCGTGGGCGGCGGGCTGGAACTGGCCAGCGCAGCCCACGTGCGCGTTGCCGACAGCCGCACCTTCTTCGCACTGCCCGAGGGCACCCGAGGCATCTTCACGGGCGGCGGCGCCACGGTGCGCACTGCGCGGATCATCTCCGCCCCTCGCATGGTGGAGATGATGCTCACCGGACGGGTCCTCGATGCGCGGGAGGGCCGCGAACTGGGTTTGGCCCACTACGTATGCGACATCGCGAAAGGCGACACGCCCGCACCCGAGTTCGCCCTGACCCTCGCAAAGAAGATCGCGGGCAATGCGCCCCTTTCAAACTACGCCATCGTCAGCGCCATCAGCCGCATCGCCGACATGTCGGCCACGGACGGGCTGTTCACCGAGGGGCTGGTGATGGCCATGATCCAGCAGGGTGACGATGTGCAGGAGCGCCTGGGCGATTTCGTGAACAAGAAGGCGCACAAGGTCCAACTGAATGCTTGATCTTCAAGACGCGCGCTACCGGCCTCGGCCAGCGATGCGCGACCGCGTCATGGCTGGGCTCAGGTCACTTGCAAGGACCCCCTGGCGCCCATCAGCAACTCCACCACATCGGGTGCGTTGATGACGCTAAAACGCGGGTCCATCTGCGCGGCGGTCATACCGTTGTGGATCATGCACGAGCCGCAGATGGCAATGCGACCTCCCTTTTCCAAGAATTTCTCCAGCAGATCGGCAACGGGTTCGAAAGGCTTGCCGATGTCCAATCCAGCGGCCGCGCCGGGTTGTCCCAGTTCCACGGCTTCCACCATCAGGATGATGGTCGCCGTATGTCCCTTGAGCAGCGCGTTGAGCGCCATGATGAAGGTCACGGTCACCTTGTTGGGATTGCTTCTTCCGTCAAAAATGGTCGCAACGAAGTCGGTGGTCTGCATGGCTAGGTCCTTGTGATAAACAGCGACTGTGGGGATGCGAGTTGGAGGGTGCAAAGCTCTGGCACCGGATGCAGGCGGTCCGCGGCGCCGCACGACGGACCGGGCCCAGGCTACGGGGCGCTGGCCGGCGCGCCCGGAATGCTGGACAGCGCCGCGAACTCGTTGAAGGCGGCCACCGCGTTCGATGCGTACATCGCCGACGGACCCCCTCCCATATAGATGGCCACGCCCAGGGCCTCATGGACCTCCGCAGCCGTCGCGCCGAGCTTGACCAATGCCTTGGCATGAAAGCCGATGCAGCCATCGCACCGCGCGGCCACGCCGATCGCCAACGCGATCAGCTCTTTCGTCTTGGCGTCGAGTGCGCCGTCGGCGATCGCTGCCTTGCCCATCTCACCAAAACTCTTCATGACCTGCGGCACTCCCTTGTGCAGGGGCGCCAGGTGAGCCACCACGTCCTGCGTCAGTTGCCGGTAACTTGTCGTCATCGCGAACTCCTCATGGTTTTGGAACATCGAATATGAAACCGGGTTGACCCGCACGCTCGACCGGACCCAGACGGCTTCATGGCGCAGCGGCCGCCGCCGACTGCCGGCGGTTGCGCCAAGCCAGCCAACCCAGCAGGGCCAGCACGAGCGCGATGAGGGGCAGCATCAGGCCGTTGATGGTTTCCCAGCCCGAGGTGTTCAGCAGCCGGCCCGACCCGAACGAGGCGACGGCCACGGTGCCGAACACCAGGAAATCGTTGAGTGCCTGCACCTTGGCGCGCTCGGGCGCGGTGTAGCAGTCGGTCACCAGCGCCGTGGCGCCGATGAAGCCGAAATTCCAGCCCACGCCCAGCAGGATCAGCGAGCCCCAGAAGTGCAGAAGTTCGAGGCCGGCCAGGGCCAGCAGGCCAGAGGTGCCGATCAACACCAGTCCGCACGCCGTGATGGCGGTCTTGCCGAAACGCGCGATCAGGTGGCCGGTGAAGAAGCTCGGCGCAAACATGGCGAGCACGTGCCACTGGATGCCCAGCGCCGCCTCGCCCACGGTGTGGCCGCAACCCACCATGGCCATCGGCGCGGCCGTCATGATGAAAGCCATCAGGCCGTAGGACACGATGCCCGCCGTGACGGCCACGACGAAGCCTGGACTGCGCGCGATCACTGCCAGCGGGCGCGCCGCGCCCACGACGGCGGACGCCTGGGGCGGCGGCATGCGCAGCATCAGCAGCAGCGGCAAGGCCAGCAGCGCCAGGCCCGCCTGCCCGAGGAAGCTGCCAGCGAACGGCGCCATGGGCCAGGCGTCGCGCGTCCAGATGACGACCTGCGGGCCGATGACCGCGGCGATCAGGCCGCCGATCATGATGCGCGAGATGACGGTGGCGCGCTGCGGCGGCGGCACCGCATCGCTGGCCGCGAAGCGGTAGCTCTGCACGCACGCGCCGTAGAAGCCAGCCATCGCCGTGCCCACGCAGAAGGT is part of the Cupriavidus metallidurans CH34 genome and harbors:
- a CDS encoding carboxymuconolactone decarboxylase family protein, whose translation is MTTSYRQLTQDVVAHLAPLHKGVPQVMKSFGEMGKAAIADGALDAKTKELIALAIGVAARCDGCIGFHAKALVKLGATAAEVHEALGVAIYMGGGPSAMYASNAVAAFNEFAALSSIPGAPASAP
- a CDS encoding crotonase/enoyl-CoA hydratase family protein; its protein translation is MSEPILLTSEQDNIGIVTLNMAHKRNALNEEAIAAIDAYFSAVPSHIRAILLTAKGDHFCAGLDLKEHHDKARSGVEFMRVCQGWHRAFDKIQHGGIPVVACLQGAVVGGGLELASAAHVRVADSRTFFALPEGTRGIFTGGGATVRTARIISAPRMVEMMLTGRVLDAREGRELGLAHYVCDIAKGDTPAPEFALTLAKKIAGNAPLSNYAIVSAISRIADMSATDGLFTEGLVMAMIQQGDDVQERLGDFVNKKAHKVQLNA
- a CDS encoding MFS transporter, which translates into the protein MTPPASLPPPAATDARRNVGLLMAAQSLGGAAPPIIISLGGIVGQMLASNPSLATLPVSLYNLGLALSTIPAALLMRRLGRRAAYALGALLGSVSGLIAALGVLWGSFETFCVGTAMAGFYGACVQSYRFAASDAVPPPQRATVISRIMIGGLIAAVIGPQVVIWTRDAWPMAPFAGSFLGQAGLALLALPLLLMLRMPPPQASAVVGAARPLAVIARSPGFVVAVTAGIVSYGLMAFIMTAAPMAMVGCGHTVGEAALGIQWHVLAMFAPSFFTGHLIARFGKTAITACGLVLIGTSGLLALAGLELLHFWGSLILLGVGWNFGFIGATALVTDCYTAPERAKVQALNDFLVFGTVAVASFGSGRLLNTSGWETINGLMLPLIALVLALLGWLAWRNRRQSAAAAAP
- a CDS encoding DsrE family protein, which codes for MQTTDFVATIFDGRSNPNKVTVTFIMALNALLKGHTATIILMVEAVELGQPGAAAGLDIGKPFEPVADLLEKFLEKGGRIAICGSCMIHNGMTAAQMDPRFSVINAPDVVELLMGARGSLQVT